One genomic window of Desulfuromonas sp. AOP6 includes the following:
- the rpsO gene encoding 30S ribosomal protein S15 gives MLATERKQEIIDKFKTHEGDTGSPEVQIALLSERINYLTEHFRTHKKDHHSRRGLLKIVGQRRRLLDYLKKKDVDRYRTVIKELGIRR, from the coding sequence GTGTTAGCCACGGAACGCAAGCAGGAAATCATTGACAAATTCAAGACCCACGAAGGTGATACCGGTTCCCCGGAAGTTCAGATCGCCCTTCTCTCCGAGCGGATTAATTATCTGACCGAACATTTCCGCACTCACAAGAAGGATCATCACTCCCGGCGTGGACTGCTCAAAATCGTAGGGCAACGGCGTCGGCTTCTCGATTATCTGAAAAAGAAAGACGTCGACCGGTATCGCACGGTCATCAAAGAATTGGGAATCCGCAGGTAA
- the infB gene encoding translation initiation factor IF-2 gives MGKTRVYELAQKLGVENKDLLERLQEAGIDAKTHMSVLEEDDVRKFEATSAPAVEKIEEERIMPGIIRRRRKEVPQAVTAEEPESSEKFEETDAAPEVEVAKAAKTAQVEKTEPVEPVKGKEADQKGDEAPVKEAAAEKVAAEPAAEVPAKKTPPPAPKEAPAVSSESAETSVKESVTAPSAKEESPAEEKPVPAPKATKPTASRAKILGRVELPKKAPAQQQGRRAETPPAPRGEGAAPRRPEAGAPRRPEAGAGAPDRGAPRREAGAPPKRRGEMGAGRPSAPTLPPASLGEPFAGKEVRGGKKKKKGKGADYSEAQGDGLRRKGRREVFEPDHADRTRRGRRAPKPVKKTEITVSKAIKRIIKISDVITVGELAKRMGIKANDLIRELMRQGTMVTINHPLDFDTAAILASEFNYEVENVAFDEETILDHSGIRKEGEKEKPEDLKTRPPVVTIMGHVDHGKTSLLDAIRATNVTEGEAGGITQHIGAYDVELDGRKISFLDTPGHEAFTAMRARGAKVTDIVILVVAADDGVMPQTKEAINHSKAAEVPIIVAINKMDKPEANPDRVKQELTEFGLVSESWGGDTIFVEVSAKQRLNIDQLLEMILLQAEVMDLKANPDKLAKGAIVEARLDKGRGPVATVLVQEGTLRIGDPIVSGVHFGRVRTMTDDRGGRVTEAGPSVPVEVTGLSGVPDAGDTFHAVDDEKTAKDVAQHRQQKLREAELAKTSKISLEQLYARIQQGDVKELKVIIKGDVQGSVEAVKDSLLKLATEACRLVVIHTGVGGITESDITLATASDAIVLGFNVRPETKASALAEAEGVDIRLYNIIYDAVADIRDAMEGLLAPTFREKHLGRAEVRETFTISKVGTIAGCYVVDGKLLRSSQVRLVRDSVVIWEGKLSSLKRFKDDVKEVATGYECGISLENYNDIKVGDFIEAFEMEAIKTTL, from the coding sequence ATGGGAAAGACAAGGGTATACGAACTGGCACAGAAACTCGGTGTTGAAAACAAGGATCTTCTGGAGCGCCTTCAGGAGGCGGGTATTGACGCCAAGACCCACATGAGCGTTCTTGAGGAAGATGATGTCCGCAAGTTTGAGGCAACCTCCGCTCCTGCTGTCGAAAAGATCGAAGAAGAGAGGATCATGCCTGGAATCATCAGGCGTCGTCGCAAGGAGGTTCCACAGGCTGTGACAGCTGAAGAACCCGAGTCTTCTGAAAAGTTTGAGGAGACTGATGCTGCGCCCGAGGTGGAAGTTGCCAAGGCTGCCAAGACAGCGCAGGTTGAAAAGACCGAGCCCGTCGAACCTGTGAAGGGCAAGGAGGCAGATCAAAAGGGTGATGAAGCTCCGGTGAAGGAGGCAGCCGCTGAAAAAGTTGCTGCTGAGCCAGCTGCTGAGGTCCCTGCTAAAAAAACGCCTCCCCCGGCACCCAAGGAAGCCCCCGCGGTTTCCTCCGAATCGGCAGAGACATCCGTCAAGGAGTCTGTCACAGCGCCTTCTGCAAAAGAGGAATCTCCTGCTGAAGAGAAGCCAGTTCCTGCACCTAAGGCCACAAAACCGACGGCTTCCCGGGCTAAGATCCTGGGTCGTGTCGAACTGCCGAAAAAGGCGCCTGCGCAGCAACAGGGGCGTCGCGCCGAGACGCCGCCCGCACCACGTGGTGAAGGCGCTGCTCCCAGACGTCCCGAGGCTGGCGCTCCAAGGCGACCCGAGGCGGGTGCTGGTGCCCCCGATCGAGGCGCACCTCGTCGTGAAGCCGGCGCTCCACCCAAAAGGCGTGGAGAAATGGGGGCGGGTCGTCCTTCCGCTCCTACCCTGCCACCTGCTTCTCTCGGCGAACCCTTTGCCGGGAAAGAAGTGCGCGGAGGCAAAAAGAAGAAGAAGGGGAAGGGCGCTGATTACAGCGAGGCTCAGGGAGACGGCTTGCGCCGCAAAGGACGTCGCGAGGTCTTCGAGCCTGACCACGCCGACCGCACCCGGCGGGGGCGCCGGGCGCCTAAGCCGGTCAAGAAGACTGAAATCACTGTTTCCAAGGCCATCAAACGGATTATCAAGATCAGCGATGTCATTACAGTCGGTGAACTTGCCAAGCGCATGGGAATCAAGGCAAATGATCTTATCCGCGAGCTGATGCGCCAGGGAACGATGGTGACGATCAACCACCCGCTCGATTTTGATACCGCCGCCATTCTTGCATCCGAATTCAATTATGAAGTTGAGAACGTCGCCTTTGATGAAGAGACGATTCTTGATCATTCCGGGATCAGAAAAGAGGGCGAAAAAGAGAAGCCCGAAGATCTGAAAACCCGGCCCCCGGTCGTTACGATCATGGGTCACGTCGATCACGGTAAAACCAGTCTTCTCGACGCCATACGCGCTACCAACGTGACGGAGGGCGAGGCTGGAGGCATTACTCAGCATATAGGTGCCTACGATGTAGAACTTGACGGCAGGAAAATTAGTTTCCTTGATACCCCTGGCCATGAGGCTTTTACTGCCATGCGTGCCCGCGGTGCCAAGGTGACGGATATCGTTATCCTCGTCGTGGCCGCAGATGACGGTGTCATGCCGCAGACCAAGGAAGCGATCAACCATTCCAAGGCGGCCGAGGTACCCATTATTGTTGCCATCAACAAGATGGACAAACCTGAGGCCAATCCTGATCGCGTCAAGCAGGAATTGACCGAATTCGGTCTTGTCTCTGAAAGCTGGGGCGGTGATACGATTTTTGTCGAGGTGAGTGCCAAGCAGCGTCTAAATATCGATCAACTGCTGGAAATGATCCTTCTGCAGGCTGAAGTGATGGATCTTAAGGCGAATCCCGACAAACTTGCCAAGGGCGCTATTGTCGAGGCCCGTCTTGACAAAGGCCGGGGTCCTGTCGCGACGGTGCTCGTTCAGGAAGGAACCCTGCGCATTGGCGACCCCATCGTCAGCGGTGTTCATTTCGGTCGGGTCAGAACCATGACGGACGATCGGGGTGGCCGTGTTACTGAAGCAGGGCCTTCGGTGCCTGTCGAGGTAACCGGTCTTTCCGGTGTTCCTGATGCCGGAGACACGTTCCATGCCGTCGATGATGAAAAAACGGCCAAGGATGTCGCTCAGCATCGCCAGCAGAAGCTTAGAGAGGCCGAACTCGCCAAGACCAGCAAAATCTCTCTGGAACAGCTGTATGCCCGTATCCAGCAGGGGGATGTCAAGGAACTCAAAGTCATCATCAAGGGTGACGTTCAGGGCTCTGTCGAGGCGGTCAAGGATTCTCTTCTCAAGTTGGCGACAGAGGCCTGCCGACTGGTTGTCATTCATACCGGCGTCGGTGGCATCACCGAAAGTGATATTACTCTGGCCACGGCCTCGGACGCTATCGTGCTTGGCTTCAATGTCCGTCCTGAAACCAAGGCCAGCGCGCTGGCGGAGGCGGAAGGCGTTGATATTCGCCTTTACAACATCATTTATGATGCCGTAGCTGATATTCGCGACGCCATGGAAGGGCTGCTGGCACCGACTTTCCGGGAAAAGCACCTTGGTCGCGCCGAAGTCAGGGAAACGTTCACCATTTCCAAAGTGGGTACCATTGCCGGCTGTTACGTGGTGGATGGGAAGCTTCTTCGCTCTTCGCAGGTCCGCCTGGTGCGAGACAGTGTCGTTATCTGGGAAGGCAAGCTGAGCTCATTGAAACGTTTCAAGGATGATGTCAAAGAAGTGGCCACTGGCTATGAATGTGGTATCAGCCTTGAGAATTATAATGATATTAAAGTTGGTGACTTTATTGAAGCCTTTGAGATGGAGGCTATCAAGACAACCCTTTAA
- the truB gene encoding tRNA pseudouridine(55) synthase TruB, producing MHGLLIIDKPQGMTSHDVVRRVRRFFRTKRVGHTGTLDPMATGVLPVAIGEATKIVQFLMAGQKRYRATLKLGETTDTYDAEGTITQCRPVPPITFADIARCCQKFTGNIEQIPPMFSAIKKNGTPLHRLARQGIEVEREPRNVEISRIEVLEVSLPYVTLEVDCGKGTYIRSLAHDLGEELAVGAHLTALRRTRNGFFDEGDAVSLERLETASIADIPLLSPLEALRGFALLQVSTEAARALRFGIPPGLQSIEGPCSLNEGDTAGLVHGGHLLAVVRFAPGRQRERRGDFEFLRVMNQGDEDD from the coding sequence ATGCATGGTCTTCTGATTATTGATAAACCCCAGGGAATGACATCCCACGATGTGGTTCGGCGGGTGCGGCGCTTTTTTCGCACGAAGCGTGTCGGCCATACGGGTACCCTGGATCCCATGGCCACCGGTGTTTTGCCTGTCGCTATCGGGGAAGCTACCAAAATAGTTCAGTTTCTCATGGCTGGACAAAAGCGCTATCGTGCCACACTTAAACTGGGTGAAACGACAGATACTTACGATGCGGAAGGGACGATCACCCAGTGTCGGCCTGTTCCGCCCATAACTTTTGCGGATATTGCTCGCTGCTGCCAGAAGTTCACAGGGAACATTGAACAGATTCCCCCCATGTTTTCCGCCATCAAAAAAAACGGCACCCCGCTCCATCGTTTGGCCCGGCAGGGTATCGAGGTGGAGCGCGAGCCGAGAAATGTTGAGATTTCACGGATTGAAGTGTTGGAGGTGAGCCTGCCTTATGTTACCCTTGAGGTCGATTGTGGCAAAGGCACCTACATCCGCTCTCTGGCCCACGATTTGGGTGAAGAGCTCGCAGTAGGTGCTCACCTCACCGCTTTACGACGTACGCGCAACGGTTTTTTTGACGAAGGGGACGCCGTTTCTCTTGAGCGACTGGAGACCGCGTCCATTGCTGACATTCCCCTTCTCTCACCCTTGGAAGCCCTGAGGGGATTCGCGCTGTTGCAGGTTTCTACCGAAGCGGCCCGCGCCTTGAGGTTCGGTATCCCTCCCGGCCTGCAGTCTATTGAAGGACCATGCTCCCTCAACGAGGGAGATACCGCTGGTCTTGTCCATGGTGGGCATCTTTTAGCGGTAGTTCGTTTTGCCCCGGGGAGGCAGAGGGAGCGCAGGGGAGACTTTGAGTTCCTAAGGGTTATGAATCAGGGAGATGAGGATGATTAA
- the pnp gene encoding polyribonucleotide nucleotidyltransferase, whose amino-acid sequence MAYHKVEVEFNGQPLTIETGKMARQADGATVVTYGETQVLCTAVSSTKLREGQDFFPLTVNYQEKFYAAGKIPGSFFRRERGTTERETLICRLIDRPMRPMFPKGYLFETQIMPTVISADRVNDPDTLAIVAASAAVQVSDIPFNGPIAAVRVGRAGGQFVANPTLEQMAQSDLDIIVAGSRDAVIMVEGESEFLSEDDMLEAIFFGHKAMQPLIDLQAKLGELVGKSKREFQVPQTDEDLAAKVAELAEDKIREAFAIRTKQERYAALAEAKSQVKEALAADFADRLDEIGELFGKIEKRVVRQMIIKSKVRIDGRDMKTVRPISCEIGNLPRAHGSALFTRGETQALVAVALGTAVDEQRMDNVQGMEFKKFYLHYNFPPFCVGETSMRLFPGRREIGHGMLAERSISKILPAHTDFPYTIRIVSDILESNGSSSMASVCGGSLALMDAGVPVKEAVAGIAMGLIKEGDDVAVLSDILGDEDHLGDMDFKVTGTRNGVTALQMDIKITGVTRDIMKQALQQAREGRIHILDKMAEAISSARGELSPYAPRITTIYVKSDQVRTVIGSGGKTIRSIIEATGCSIDIEDDGRINIASADGEASQRAVKMIRDLTQEAEVGKLYMGTVRKIMEFGAFVEIFPGTDGLVHISELAKERVRNVTDVLQEGDQVLVKVLAIDKQGKIKLSRKEALDQTSSAE is encoded by the coding sequence ATGGCTTATCACAAAGTAGAGGTAGAATTTAACGGTCAACCCCTTACAATCGAAACAGGAAAAATGGCCCGGCAGGCTGACGGGGCAACAGTTGTCACCTATGGTGAAACCCAGGTGCTGTGCACCGCGGTTTCTTCGACGAAGCTGCGTGAGGGACAGGACTTCTTCCCGCTGACCGTGAACTATCAGGAAAAATTCTATGCGGCCGGCAAGATTCCGGGCTCCTTTTTTCGTCGTGAGCGCGGTACCACCGAGCGTGAAACCCTGATCTGCCGTCTTATTGACCGGCCCATGCGGCCTATGTTCCCCAAGGGATATCTTTTCGAAACGCAGATCATGCCCACGGTGATCTCCGCGGATCGCGTCAATGACCCTGATACTCTCGCTATTGTGGCCGCTTCGGCTGCTGTCCAGGTGTCAGACATCCCTTTCAATGGCCCCATTGCCGCTGTACGCGTGGGCAGAGCCGGGGGGCAGTTCGTGGCCAACCCGACGCTCGAACAGATGGCGCAGAGCGATCTCGACATCATCGTTGCCGGTTCCCGGGACGCTGTTATCATGGTCGAAGGTGAATCCGAGTTTCTTTCCGAAGATGATATGCTCGAAGCGATCTTTTTTGGCCATAAGGCCATGCAGCCTTTGATTGATCTTCAAGCCAAACTGGGCGAGCTCGTTGGCAAGTCCAAGCGTGAGTTTCAGGTTCCACAGACCGATGAGGATCTGGCTGCCAAAGTGGCAGAATTGGCGGAAGACAAGATTCGCGAGGCTTTTGCCATTCGCACCAAGCAGGAGCGCTATGCTGCCCTGGCCGAGGCAAAATCCCAGGTCAAGGAAGCCCTCGCCGCCGACTTCGCCGATCGCCTTGACGAGATTGGGGAGCTCTTCGGCAAGATTGAGAAACGCGTTGTTCGTCAGATGATTATCAAGAGCAAGGTACGCATTGATGGTCGCGACATGAAAACGGTGCGGCCGATCTCTTGTGAGATAGGCAATCTCCCTCGTGCTCACGGCAGCGCCCTCTTTACCCGCGGTGAAACCCAGGCTCTTGTGGCCGTGGCACTGGGAACGGCCGTCGATGAACAGCGTATGGACAATGTGCAGGGAATGGAGTTTAAAAAGTTCTACCTGCACTACAACTTTCCCCCTTTCTGCGTGGGAGAGACCAGCATGCGTCTCTTCCCGGGTCGTCGCGAGATCGGCCATGGCATGCTGGCTGAACGCTCGATCTCCAAGATTCTGCCTGCTCACACGGATTTCCCCTATACCATTCGTATCGTCTCCGACATCCTTGAGTCCAACGGCTCTTCCTCCATGGCCAGTGTCTGTGGCGGTTCCCTGGCTCTCATGGATGCTGGTGTGCCTGTTAAGGAGGCTGTCGCCGGCATCGCCATGGGACTGATCAAAGAAGGCGACGATGTGGCTGTGCTCAGCGACATTCTCGGTGACGAAGACCATCTCGGCGATATGGACTTTAAGGTTACCGGTACCCGCAATGGGGTGACGGCCCTGCAGATGGATATCAAGATCACCGGTGTTACCCGTGATATCATGAAGCAGGCCCTTCAGCAGGCCCGTGAAGGTCGCATCCACATCCTCGACAAAATGGCGGAAGCCATCAGCTCTGCTCGTGGAGAACTTTCTCCTTACGCCCCCAGAATCACCACCATTTATGTCAAGTCCGACCAGGTGCGTACGGTTATCGGCTCGGGGGGTAAAACAATCCGCAGCATTATTGAGGCAACAGGCTGCTCCATCGATATCGAAGATGATGGCCGCATCAATATCGCTTCGGCTGACGGTGAAGCCAGTCAGCGGGCGGTCAAAATGATCCGTGATCTCACGCAAGAAGCCGAAGTGGGCAAGCTCTATATGGGGACGGTGCGTAAAATCATGGAATTTGGCGCCTTCGTGGAAATATTCCCCGGGACAGATGGTCTCGTGCATATCTCCGAACTGGCCAAAGAGCGCGTCCGCAATGTCACCGATGTGCTTCAGGAAGGAGACCAGGTCCTGGTCAAGGTTCTGGCTATCGACAAGCAAGGGAAGATAAAGCTTTCCCGCAAAGAGGCGCTCGACCAGACTTCTTCAGCGGAGTAG
- a CDS encoding ribosome maturation factor, with product MVQETTLVRVQQLAEPILTDFGLELVDVEFKREGRDWFLRFFIDKEGGITLDDCADFSREIGAILEIEDVIGVAYRLEVSSPGLDRPLKKPQDYERYQGRLVKVKTFEKLDPDERGHERKTFEGELLGLEEGKVRIRQLDKKGGIVEIDLNAIAKANLEIEF from the coding sequence ATGGTGCAGGAGACAACCCTTGTTCGCGTGCAACAATTGGCAGAGCCTATTCTGACTGATTTTGGGCTGGAGCTGGTTGATGTCGAATTCAAACGCGAGGGAAGAGACTGGTTTCTCAGGTTTTTCATCGACAAGGAAGGCGGTATCACCCTCGATGATTGCGCGGACTTCAGCCGTGAAATCGGCGCAATCCTTGAGATCGAAGATGTGATCGGTGTCGCCTATCGGCTCGAGGTGTCGTCGCCCGGGCTTGATCGACCTTTGAAAAAGCCGCAGGATTATGAGCGCTATCAGGGGCGATTGGTCAAGGTCAAGACCTTCGAAAAGCTGGACCCTGACGAACGAGGGCATGAACGCAAGACCTTCGAGGGAGAGCTGTTGGGCCTCGAAGAAGGCAAGGTGCGTATCCGGCAGCTCGACAAAAAGGGTGGCATCGTCGAGATTGATCTGAATGCCATTGCCAAGGCCAATCTGGAAATAGAGTTCTGA
- a CDS encoding YlxR family protein, producing MTASRHKAERTCLGCRETFDPQQLVRYVVSPQGEVLVDYRKRLPGRGAYTCLKRQCIDDAVKRRQFGRAFRGLAGDVSAEVLTESLVAEVRSRILSLIGMARKSGCLVSGSNLVMMALSSPDSFTLIILSADISTGIGDKIKSKARHLGVPCFTFSTKEDLGHLLGKEERSVVGIKPGGLANSIIEELSRYKHIAGEF from the coding sequence TTGACTGCCAGCAGACACAAGGCCGAGCGCACGTGCCTCGGTTGTCGCGAAACCTTTGACCCTCAGCAGTTGGTACGCTACGTTGTCAGTCCTCAGGGTGAAGTCCTGGTTGACTATCGGAAGAGGCTGCCTGGCAGGGGAGCTTATACCTGCCTGAAACGGCAGTGTATTGACGATGCGGTAAAAAGGCGCCAGTTCGGCCGCGCTTTTCGAGGGCTCGCTGGGGATGTTTCTGCCGAGGTGCTGACGGAATCGTTGGTGGCTGAAGTCAGAAGCCGAATCCTCTCTCTGATTGGCATGGCACGCAAGTCGGGCTGTTTGGTGTCCGGCAGCAACCTTGTTATGATGGCGCTGTCTTCACCTGATTCGTTTACGTTGATTATCCTCTCTGCCGATATTTCTACCGGAATTGGGGATAAAATCAAAAGTAAAGCACGTCATCTTGGGGTCCCCTGCTTCACTTTTTCCACCAAGGAAGATTTGGGGCATCTGCTGGGCAAGGAAGAACGGAGCGTTGTCGGGATCAAACCCGGGGGGCTGGCAAACTCGATTATTGAGGAACTATCACGATATAAGCACATCGCAGGGGAGTTTTGA
- the nusA gene encoding transcription termination factor NusA, whose protein sequence is MVTNLNHIIDQVVKDKGVDRAILVEALESAVLSAANKKYRNTRDLEAHYNDEMGEVELFEFVTVVEDVQDSYKEISLEEAREIDPDVEAGDSLGMKMDASNFSRIAAQTAKQVIIQKVREAEREGVYNEFKDRVGELLNGIVRRYERGDLIVDLGRAEALLPHREQVPRENYRQGDRVRAYVSEVKMSPKGPQIILSRTHPGVVSALFQVEVPEIYEGIVEIKAAAREPGSRAKIAVVSHDPDVDPVGACVGMRGSRVQNVVSELRGEKIDIIPWSHDIARFACAALAPAEVTRVYVDNDEQALEIIVPDDQLSLAIGKKGQNVRLAAKLTGWKIDIKSESRAAEAEMDELAGGDGDEDNVGRASSSGSLGYDSLSRDELYELAKQHNIPGRSSMNKDELVAALKALSAEVEAPAEVEPSVEIPEEGGD, encoded by the coding sequence ATGGTAACAAATCTTAATCACATTATTGATCAGGTTGTTAAGGATAAGGGGGTGGACAGGGCTATTCTGGTTGAAGCCCTTGAGTCGGCCGTGCTTTCCGCCGCCAACAAGAAGTACCGCAACACCCGTGATCTTGAAGCTCATTATAACGACGAGATGGGTGAAGTTGAGCTCTTCGAGTTCGTCACCGTCGTCGAGGACGTGCAGGATTCCTATAAGGAAATCTCGCTGGAGGAAGCCCGCGAAATTGATCCCGATGTTGAAGCCGGTGACTCCCTTGGCATGAAGATGGATGCCAGCAACTTCAGTCGCATTGCCGCTCAGACTGCCAAACAGGTGATCATCCAGAAGGTGCGTGAAGCCGAGCGGGAAGGGGTCTACAACGAGTTCAAGGACAGGGTGGGTGAGCTGCTCAACGGCATTGTGCGTCGTTACGAACGAGGCGACCTGATCGTCGATCTCGGTCGCGCCGAAGCGCTGCTTCCTCACCGTGAGCAGGTTCCTCGCGAGAACTACCGTCAGGGAGACCGTGTTCGCGCCTATGTTTCGGAAGTCAAGATGTCTCCGAAGGGGCCTCAGATTATCCTGTCTCGTACCCACCCCGGTGTGGTTTCCGCCCTTTTTCAGGTGGAAGTTCCCGAAATCTACGAGGGGATTGTGGAGATCAAGGCTGCGGCCCGCGAACCTGGTAGTCGCGCCAAAATTGCGGTCGTCTCCCATGACCCTGATGTGGATCCTGTCGGGGCTTGCGTCGGAATGCGGGGATCACGCGTTCAGAACGTTGTCTCTGAATTGCGCGGTGAAAAAATCGATATCATCCCCTGGTCCCATGATATTGCACGGTTTGCCTGCGCAGCGCTGGCACCTGCCGAGGTTACCCGCGTCTATGTCGACAATGACGAGCAGGCTCTGGAGATTATCGTTCCCGACGATCAGTTGTCGCTTGCTATTGGTAAGAAGGGGCAGAATGTACGTCTCGCCGCTAAGCTGACGGGCTGGAAAATCGACATCAAGAGCGAGTCGCGCGCCGCCGAAGCGGAGATGGACGAGCTTGCAGGCGGTGATGGCGACGAGGATAATGTCGGGAGGGCTTCATCTTCCGGCTCTCTCGGTTATGATTCTCTCTCCAGGGATGAACTTTACGAATTGGCCAAGCAGCACAACATCCCCGGACGCAGCTCCATGAACAAGGACGAGCTTGTCGCCGCCCTTAAGGCTCTCTCCGCTGAAGTGGAGGCGCCTGCCGAGGTGGAACCCTCTGTTGAGATCCCGGAAGAAGGGGGAGACTAG
- a CDS encoding bifunctional oligoribonuclease/PAP phosphatase NrnA gives MIAKISRIIKENNRFLVASHEGPDGDAMASTLALTNALREMGKDVVAYNRDAVPADFTFLPGAETIVQNLDGSGAFDVGFVLDAGELRRAGSHLKECCGTLVNIDHHPFSEDFGSLYFVDESASATGALIYRILKAMGHPISSQVALCVYTAILADTGSFRYSNADPEAFSIAAEMVALGVSPWEVASGLYESQEEKRLRLLGAVLNTLTVSSCGRYASVTATLDMMAQTNTGPEYTDGFINYPRSVRGVEVALFFREVSPDNHKVGFRSKGKVDVGALARELGGGGHHNASGAMVLGAIETVRQSVFARLDSLLF, from the coding sequence ATGATAGCGAAAATCAGCAGGATAATTAAAGAAAACAATCGTTTCCTGGTCGCTTCCCATGAAGGTCCGGATGGGGACGCGATGGCTTCGACTCTGGCTCTGACCAACGCCCTTCGGGAGATGGGAAAGGACGTTGTCGCCTACAATCGGGACGCTGTTCCTGCTGATTTCACTTTTCTGCCTGGGGCCGAAACAATCGTCCAGAACCTCGACGGGTCTGGAGCCTTTGATGTTGGTTTTGTGCTGGATGCCGGTGAGTTGCGCCGTGCTGGCTCTCATCTGAAAGAATGCTGCGGCACCCTGGTTAATATTGACCACCACCCTTTTTCCGAAGATTTTGGTTCCCTTTACTTTGTCGACGAATCGGCCAGCGCCACCGGGGCTCTGATTTACCGTATTCTCAAAGCTATGGGGCATCCCATCTCCTCTCAGGTCGCCCTGTGTGTTTATACGGCCATTCTGGCGGATACAGGTTCTTTTCGTTATTCCAACGCGGACCCGGAGGCTTTTTCTATCGCTGCAGAAATGGTTGCTCTCGGGGTTTCTCCCTGGGAGGTGGCCTCCGGTCTGTATGAAAGCCAGGAGGAAAAAAGGTTGCGCCTGCTTGGTGCTGTCCTGAACACCCTGACCGTTTCTTCCTGTGGCCGCTATGCATCCGTGACGGCGACCCTTGACATGATGGCCCAAACGAATACCGGTCCGGAGTATACGGACGGCTTTATCAACTATCCCCGCTCCGTTCGTGGTGTCGAAGTCGCTCTTTTTTTCCGCGAAGTCTCCCCGGACAATCATAAGGTAGGTTTTCGCTCGAAGGGCAAGGTCGATGTCGGTGCCCTGGCCCGGGAACTTGGTGGCGGTGGTCACCATAACGCTTCCGGGGCCATGGTCCTGGGAGCCATTGAGACCGTGCGACAGAGTGTTTTTGCCCGCCTTGACTCTCTTCTGTTCTGA
- a CDS encoding ribosome-binding factor A has product MDLKRTQRVGEEIQKEISSLLLNGLKDPRIGFVTITNVDVTADLQIAKVYFTVMGDETARKNSEKGLNSSIPFIRRELGKRLRLRHVPDIVLKYDTSLEYGNRIESLLKDIQTESSDDSENQQDN; this is encoded by the coding sequence GTGGATTTAAAACGCACACAACGAGTTGGAGAAGAAATTCAAAAAGAGATCTCCTCTCTTCTGCTCAACGGGCTGAAAGATCCCCGCATCGGTTTTGTCACCATCACCAATGTGGATGTCACCGCGGATCTTCAGATCGCCAAGGTCTATTTCACGGTAATGGGGGATGAGACAGCGCGCAAAAATTCGGAAAAAGGACTAAATAGCTCCATTCCATTTATCCGCCGTGAACTGGGTAAACGTCTGCGCCTGCGCCACGTACCTGACATCGTTCTCAAATATGATACCAGCCTCGAATATGGCAATCGTATTGAATCTCTTTTGAAGGATATTCAGACCGAAAGCTCCGATGATAGCGAAAATCAGCAGGATAATTAA
- a CDS encoding DUF503 domain-containing protein codes for MVVGVMKLDLHLHAPQNLKEKRGAVKRIVGRCRERFPVSVAEVGSQDLWQRTEVGFCMVATSEADIQAVFSHIEDEIDRLALADVLHRDTEFLHYS; via the coding sequence ATGGTTGTTGGCGTCATGAAGTTGGATCTTCATCTGCATGCCCCCCAGAATCTCAAGGAAAAGCGCGGTGCGGTTAAAAGAATTGTCGGCCGTTGTCGTGAGAGATTCCCGGTGTCCGTAGCCGAGGTGGGCAGTCAGGACCTGTGGCAGCGTACTGAGGTGGGTTTTTGCATGGTCGCTACCAGCGAGGCCGATATACAGGCCGTGTTCAGCCACATCGAAGATGAAATTGATCGCCTGGCTTTGGCTGATGTGCTTCATCGGGATACTGAATTTCTGCACTATTCTTAA